One window of Acomys russatus chromosome 28, mAcoRus1.1, whole genome shotgun sequence genomic DNA carries:
- the LOC127210780 gene encoding reactive oxygen species modulator 1-like — MHKQSNRLTNLEEYLAVSLLNSIQWASSTLRLALGLRRRAERLRRRRDAGGLAVGPYRQSQPSSFNHVKMGFVMGCAVDMAAGALFGTFSCFRIGMLGQELIGGTGKTMMQGGSTFGTFMAIGMGIQC; from the exons ATGCATAAACAGTCCAATAGACTCACGAATCTAGAAGAATATCTGGCTGTGTCTCTTCTCAACTCAATCCAA tgggCCAGTAGCACCCTCCGCCTAGCCTTGGGTCTAAGACGTAGAGCTGAGCGACTGCGGCGGCGAAGAGACGCCGGTGGCCTGGCCGTGGGTCCCTACAGGCAGTCCCAGCCCAGCTCCTTCAACCACGTGAAGATGGGCTTTGTCATGGGTTGTGCTGTGGACATGGCGGCTGGGGCGCTGTTCGGCACCTTCTCCTGTTTCAGGATCGGAATGCTGGGTCAGGAGCTGATAGGCGGCACTGGGAAAACCATGATGCAGGGTGGCAGCACCTTTGGCACATTCATGGCCATTGGAATGGGCATACAATGCTAA